The Candidatus Dechloromonas phosphoritropha genome includes a region encoding these proteins:
- a CDS encoding OmpA family protein, with the protein MTTLYRQTAIARQLIAALSVALLAFGCASLGEAPPTLAAPGASSAVQPPATPPAPPPVQPYDKAVLSAATALFKNARLPPEGVPVQTRYTVVIDPLIDGMTGTQSVATHSMGARLTTMMHEQYPQFDVKEFSAANVAKSPLVLIGTFTGVNAQRQTTGPREAYRICLALADLRTGKLVSKGLAFALPEGVDPTPLAFFRDAPAWSEDPATEGYIKTCQGTKAGDPINPLYLDRIVAASLVAEAIEAYDMGRYQEALDLYKSALSTPAGNQFRVLNGIYLANWKLGRQQQAETAFAKIVDYGLEHRRLAVKFLFRPGSTAFVQDPKLSGPYPVWLKTIAAQTSSGGKCLEVTGHTSPTGPEPLNERLSLLRAEYVKSRLEGASPALAKRMIANGVGSKQTMVGNGRDDASDALDRRVEFKVIGC; encoded by the coding sequence ATGACTACCCTCTATCGCCAAACCGCTATCGCCAGGCAATTGATCGCCGCACTGTCCGTCGCACTGCTGGCCTTTGGCTGCGCCAGCCTGGGCGAAGCGCCACCAACTTTGGCGGCACCTGGCGCCAGCAGCGCCGTCCAGCCACCCGCAACGCCGCCGGCACCGCCCCCCGTGCAGCCATACGACAAGGCAGTCCTGAGCGCGGCGACTGCCCTGTTCAAAAACGCCAGGCTGCCGCCCGAGGGGGTGCCGGTGCAAACCCGGTACACCGTGGTAATCGACCCGTTGATCGACGGCATGACCGGTACGCAATCGGTCGCCACCCACTCGATGGGCGCGCGCCTAACGACGATGATGCACGAACAGTACCCGCAATTCGACGTCAAGGAATTCTCCGCCGCCAATGTCGCCAAGAGCCCGCTGGTGCTGATCGGCACCTTCACCGGCGTCAACGCGCAGCGGCAGACCACGGGGCCGCGCGAGGCCTACCGGATTTGCCTGGCGCTGGCCGACCTGCGCACCGGCAAGCTGGTCAGCAAGGGGCTGGCATTCGCCTTGCCCGAGGGCGTCGACCCGACGCCACTCGCATTCTTCCGCGACGCCCCGGCATGGTCCGAAGATCCCGCGACCGAGGGCTACATCAAGACCTGCCAGGGCACCAAGGCCGGTGATCCGATCAACCCGCTGTACCTCGACCGCATCGTTGCCGCCTCGCTGGTTGCCGAGGCCATCGAGGCCTACGACATGGGGCGCTACCAGGAGGCGCTTGATCTCTACAAGAGCGCCCTGTCAACGCCGGCGGGAAATCAGTTCCGCGTCCTCAACGGCATCTATCTCGCCAACTGGAAGCTAGGGCGCCAGCAACAGGCGGAAACGGCCTTCGCCAAGATCGTCGACTATGGCCTCGAACACCGGCGCCTTGCCGTCAAGTTCCTGTTCCGGCCCGGCTCGACCGCTTTCGTGCAGGACCCGAAACTGAGCGGCCCGTATCCGGTCTGGCTGAAGACCATTGCCGCACAAACATCGAGCGGCGGCAAATGCCTGGAAGTGACGGGCCATACCAGTCCGACCGGCCCGGAACCCTTGAACGAACGATTGTCACTATTACGGGCGGAATACGTGAAATCGCGTCTGGAAGGGGCGTCACCCGCACTCGCCAAGCGGATGATCGCCAACGGTGTCGGGTCCAAACAAACAATGGTCGGCAACGGCCGCGACGACGCCAGCGATGCGCTCGACCGCCGGGTGGAATTCAAGGTGATCGGCTGTTGA
- a CDS encoding TIR domain-containing protein, whose protein sequence is MADIFLSYTAQDREQARRVATMLESVGWSVWWDRRIPAGETWRGVLEKALENMRCMIVLWSARSIESEWVYEEATEGHRMGKLVPVLIEAVRPPAGFREIQAADLTNWDGSREFEGMRMLITDLENLLGKPVPAAPQTPVKSSDNIPAYDPADLAGGTTTRHWWPPSVLTTMAVAGALLLVAAAAFFILSSREPAVVAPQAREPVRQEPARRPLPAEHVPPLAVPSPAEPAVATIAPREPAPKPAPTTEVTTPAIAPPRTVARPTTKRAETTRATSARCADLLYRMQLGESLSYEAQATFRKECQQ, encoded by the coding sequence ATGGCCGACATCTTCCTGAGTTACACGGCGCAGGACCGGGAGCAGGCGCGGCGCGTTGCGACGATGCTGGAATCGGTCGGCTGGTCGGTCTGGTGGGACCGCCGGATTCCGGCCGGCGAAACCTGGCGCGGCGTGTTGGAAAAAGCGCTTGAGAACATGCGCTGCATGATCGTCCTGTGGTCGGCCCGCTCGATCGAAAGCGAGTGGGTTTACGAGGAGGCCACCGAGGGGCACCGGATGGGCAAGCTGGTTCCGGTGTTGATCGAAGCCGTTCGCCCGCCGGCCGGTTTTCGCGAGATCCAGGCCGCCGATCTGACGAACTGGGATGGCTCGCGTGAATTCGAGGGCATGCGCATGCTGATTACCGACCTCGAAAATCTCCTCGGCAAACCTGTTCCTGCCGCGCCGCAGACCCCGGTTAAGTCGTCCGACAATATCCCGGCCTATGACCCGGCTGATCTAGCGGGTGGCACAACGACAAGGCATTGGTGGCCACCAAGCGTGTTAACGACGATGGCAGTTGCCGGTGCGCTGCTCCTTGTCGCTGCTGCCGCCTTCTTCATCCTCTCATCACGGGAACCCGCCGTGGTCGCCCCCCAGGCACGCGAACCCGTGCGGCAGGAACCCGCCCGCAGGCCACTACCGGCTGAGCACGTGCCACCGCTGGCGGTGCCCTCGCCAGCCGAACCAGCGGTAGCGACGATTGCCCCCCGGGAGCCCGCGCCGAAACCCGCACCCACCACAGAAGTAACCACACCGGCCATTGCACCACCCCGTACCGTGGCGCGACCAACCACCAAACGCGCCGAAACGACACGCGCAACCAGCGCGCGCTGCGCCGATCTTCTCTACCGGATGCAGCTGGGAGAATCGCTTTCTTACGAAGCGCAAGCCACATTCAGAAAGGAGTGCCAGCAATGA
- a CDS encoding GntP family permease, with the protein MLGILGILVSLLLLIFLAYRGWNVILIAPICALAGLLIGDPGAPVLATYTQVFMPALGNYLIKFFPLFLLGAVFGKLMDDSGCARTIAHKIVEWTGKERAIIAIVLACGVLTYGGVSLFVVAFAVFPVAIQMFREGNLPKRLIPATIALGSFTFTMSALPGSPAIQNAIPMPYFHTDAFAAPGLGIIAGVMMFALGSLWLMMRARRAQGAGEGFGAEGPETSASQALAPAGGLPSFAVAITPVILVLVINFIFSKYIIVDLDFSYLATPKYGKTTAAAVGGTWAIIVAMVTACIVLIALTWKRFRNVRQSLNDGALGSMLPILNVGSEVAYGAVIASLAAFAVIKIWLMSLTDNPVVGLAIIVNVLAGITGSASGGMSIALQAVGQQYLELAQAAGLSPQILHRVAALASGGLDALPHNGAVITLLAICGLNHKQSYFDIFMVAVAFPLLAMVAVIFLNGMFGTF; encoded by the coding sequence ATGCTTGGTATTCTGGGAATTCTCGTTTCACTTCTGCTGCTGATTTTCCTCGCCTATCGCGGCTGGAACGTCATTCTGATCGCGCCAATCTGCGCGCTGGCGGGCCTCCTGATCGGAGATCCGGGGGCGCCTGTCTTGGCAACCTATACCCAGGTCTTCATGCCGGCCCTGGGCAACTACCTGATCAAGTTCTTCCCCCTCTTCCTGCTTGGTGCCGTCTTCGGAAAGCTGATGGACGATTCGGGGTGCGCCCGGACCATCGCGCACAAGATCGTCGAGTGGACCGGCAAGGAGCGCGCGATCATCGCCATCGTCCTCGCCTGCGGCGTGCTCACCTATGGGGGCGTTTCGCTGTTTGTCGTCGCCTTCGCCGTGTTCCCAGTCGCCATCCAGATGTTCCGTGAGGGCAACCTGCCAAAGCGCCTTATTCCCGCGACCATCGCACTCGGTTCCTTCACTTTTACCATGTCGGCGCTTCCCGGTTCCCCGGCGATCCAGAATGCCATCCCGATGCCTTACTTCCACACCGATGCATTCGCTGCGCCCGGCTTGGGGATCATCGCCGGCGTCATGATGTTCGCCTTGGGCAGCCTCTGGCTCATGATGCGGGCGCGGCGCGCACAGGGCGCCGGCGAAGGTTTTGGCGCCGAGGGGCCGGAGACTTCAGCGTCACAGGCGTTGGCGCCGGCGGGAGGGCTCCCATCGTTCGCCGTGGCGATTACCCCGGTCATTCTGGTGCTCGTGATCAACTTCATTTTCAGCAAGTACATCATCGTCGATCTCGACTTCTCCTACTTGGCCACACCCAAGTACGGCAAGACGACCGCCGCGGCGGTCGGTGGCACATGGGCGATCATCGTCGCGATGGTGACGGCCTGTATCGTGCTCATCGCCCTTACCTGGAAGCGTTTCCGGAATGTTCGCCAGTCGCTGAACGACGGTGCCCTTGGCTCGATGCTGCCGATCCTGAACGTCGGCTCGGAAGTCGCCTACGGGGCCGTGATTGCCAGTCTGGCGGCGTTTGCCGTTATCAAGATCTGGCTGATGTCGCTCACCGATAACCCGGTCGTTGGCCTGGCGATCATCGTCAACGTGCTCGCCGGCATAACCGGGTCGGCCTCGGGCGGCATGAGCATTGCACTGCAGGCGGTCGGGCAGCAGTACCTCGAGCTGGCGCAGGCTGCCGGCCTGAGCCCGCAAATTCTGCACCGCGTCGCCGCGCTCGCCTCGGGCGGCCTTGACGCGCTGCCGCACAACGGTGCGGTGATCACGCTGCTCGCCATCTGCGGGCTGAACCACAAGCAGTCGTACTTCGACATCTTCATGGTGGCGGTTGCTTTCCCGCTGCTGGCGATGGTGGCCGTGATCTTCCTCAACGGCATGTTCGGCACTTTCTGA
- a CDS encoding cytochrome c: MKRASLAAIAAIAIAAGIGVYQIDTRPLGEVHAQNTTIAAAASPPGKPIPEPSAVDQDAPYHEACAREGLNESECVGRLIWFKATGGNERFHTYTFQQRIGVLVDWYRVLRTDQRDDRFWAWGIINDPSCCKPGAPDCPAKTAEETYGLDWCPGDDVLLKYVGKSGYVDPACGLKDAALDADDPHSQGGKVDQRHSACDLRFGTSTGALGLRKFPNPRFDAAKWQALNGGNANWSGFNAAKAAATGIESDQRVSKLADASVEPPFLIGTACGSCHIAFDPLNPPADPAHPQWQNIKGLIGNQYTRMSELLVSGMPRSSLEFQIFAHARPGVTDTSAISHDQINNPGTINALINVAQRPVFKGDVVTKWRKATTCGAEKDEDKCWCEPGRSGKCWLKSTHDDDTTPVNLGGQKVVLPGVHHILKGGEDSIGALEAIQRVYFNIGSCSEQCWVNHLTDLRQIDPEQRGFDQTPFNIGQCRRDCPNFRAVEDRLQNVLDFFVSAESDESDLYAARAKAGKPSYSRADLAIDLDKEFGKGAVSRGQTVFADNCARCHSSLPESANGPFKNRDFAAPNEAHPRKVRADFLGNDQSTPVTEVGTFRCRSLHSNHKAGHLYMEYFSDTMRQRPIVADIPERDELKDGGRGYMRNISLVNVWATAPFMHNNAIGPEICGKPANKDNDFSRVRYVGSDGKLLASQPDCLRYDPTVDGRFQLYKLSMFELLHPKERGSKRTLTNSDLIIDVGIRPLDGKAEKPLGGFGQVRIPEGASVGFLNGLQHKQLIGDLFLAKRDPVKLEAAGKKDLVPTLQAMADEVLKHPARFVEILREQRDFLSANYETCTQEIENEGHRFGEDLSEADKKALTAFLATL, from the coding sequence ATGAAACGTGCTTCACTGGCCGCCATTGCGGCTATTGCGATCGCCGCCGGCATCGGGGTATATCAGATTGACACCCGCCCGCTAGGCGAAGTCCATGCCCAGAATACCACCATCGCAGCAGCAGCATCACCGCCAGGAAAGCCGATTCCGGAGCCCTCCGCAGTCGATCAGGATGCCCCGTACCATGAAGCCTGCGCCCGCGAGGGGCTGAACGAATCGGAATGCGTCGGCCGGCTGATCTGGTTCAAGGCGACCGGTGGCAACGAACGTTTCCACACCTACACCTTCCAGCAGCGCATCGGCGTCCTCGTAGACTGGTACCGCGTCCTGCGCACCGACCAGCGCGACGACCGTTTCTGGGCTTGGGGCATCATCAACGACCCTTCCTGCTGCAAGCCCGGCGCGCCCGACTGCCCGGCCAAAACGGCCGAAGAAACCTACGGGCTCGACTGGTGCCCCGGCGACGACGTGCTGCTCAAGTATGTCGGCAAGAGCGGCTACGTGGACCCGGCCTGCGGCCTCAAGGACGCGGCGCTCGACGCCGACGATCCGCACAGCCAGGGCGGCAAGGTCGACCAGCGCCACTCAGCCTGCGACCTCCGGTTCGGCACCTCGACCGGTGCCCTCGGTCTGCGCAAATTCCCCAACCCGCGCTTCGACGCCGCCAAGTGGCAGGCGCTGAATGGTGGCAACGCCAACTGGTCCGGGTTCAACGCGGCCAAGGCCGCTGCTACCGGTATCGAATCGGACCAGCGTGTCAGCAAGCTGGCCGATGCGTCGGTCGAACCGCCCTTCCTGATCGGCACCGCCTGCGGTTCCTGCCATATTGCCTTCGATCCGCTCAACCCGCCGGCCGACCCCGCCCATCCGCAATGGCAGAACATCAAGGGCCTGATCGGCAACCAGTACACGCGAATGTCCGAACTGCTCGTCTCCGGCATGCCCAGGAGCAGCCTCGAATTCCAGATATTCGCCCATGCCCGGCCCGGCGTGACCGATACTTCGGCCATTTCGCACGATCAGATCAACAATCCCGGGACCATCAACGCGCTGATCAACGTCGCCCAGCGTCCGGTGTTCAAGGGCGATGTCGTCACCAAGTGGCGCAAGGCCACCACCTGCGGTGCCGAGAAGGACGAGGACAAATGCTGGTGCGAACCCGGTCGCAGCGGCAAATGCTGGCTGAAAAGCACGCACGATGACGATACGACACCGGTCAACCTGGGTGGCCAGAAGGTCGTGCTACCCGGTGTCCATCACATCCTGAAGGGTGGCGAAGACTCGATCGGAGCACTGGAAGCTATCCAGCGCGTCTATTTCAACATCGGTTCGTGCTCCGAGCAGTGCTGGGTCAATCACCTGACTGATTTGCGCCAGATCGACCCCGAACAGCGGGGCTTCGACCAGACGCCGTTCAACATCGGCCAGTGCCGGCGCGATTGTCCCAACTTCCGGGCGGTCGAGGATCGTCTGCAGAACGTCCTTGATTTCTTCGTTTCCGCCGAATCCGACGAAAGCGACCTCTATGCCGCCCGCGCCAAAGCCGGCAAGCCCAGCTACAGCCGGGCCGACCTCGCCATCGACCTCGACAAGGAATTCGGCAAAGGCGCCGTCAGCCGCGGCCAGACGGTCTTCGCCGATAACTGCGCACGCTGCCATTCGAGCCTCCCGGAAAGTGCCAACGGTCCCTTCAAGAACCGCGATTTCGCCGCACCCAACGAAGCGCATCCGCGCAAGGTACGTGCCGATTTCCTCGGCAACGACCAATCGACGCCAGTCACCGAGGTCGGCACCTTCCGTTGCCGGTCCCTGCACTCCAACCACAAGGCCGGGCACCTCTACATGGAATATTTCTCCGACACGATGCGCCAGCGACCGATCGTGGCCGACATCCCTGAGCGTGACGAACTGAAGGACGGCGGGCGCGGCTACATGCGGAATATCTCGCTGGTCAATGTCTGGGCTACGGCCCCGTTCATGCACAACAATGCAATCGGACCTGAAATCTGCGGCAAGCCGGCCAACAAAGACAACGATTTTTCCCGCGTTCGCTATGTCGGCTCTGATGGCAAGCTGCTCGCCAGCCAGCCCGACTGCCTGCGCTACGACCCGACCGTCGATGGCCGTTTCCAGCTCTACAAGCTCTCCATGTTCGAGCTACTGCACCCGAAGGAACGCGGCAGCAAGCGCACTCTGACCAATAGCGACTTGATCATCGACGTCGGCATCCGTCCGCTCGATGGCAAGGCCGAGAAACCGCTTGGCGGCTTCGGCCAGGTCAGGATACCGGAGGGCGCCAGCGTCGGCTTTCTGAACGGGTTGCAGCACAAGCAGCTGATCGGCGACCTCTTCCTCGCCAAGCGTGACCCGGTGAAGCTCGAAGCCGCCGGCAAGAAGGATCTGGTGCCAACCCTGCAGGCGATGGCCGATGAAGTGCTGAAACACCCGGCCCGCTTCGTCGAGATATTGCGCGAACAGCGCGACTTCCTCAGCGCCAATTACGAGACCTGCACCCAGGAGATCGAGAACGAGGGCCACCGCTTCGGCGAGGACCTTTCCGAAGCCGACAAGAAGGCACTGACCGCCTTCCTCGCCACGCTTTAA
- a CDS encoding catalase family protein: protein MQRRIDPWMRPAFDAVLRDPVARFVTMLINARRTDEGLKIAEERLQPGEEEYLESIIATFRKQMSGLWKPGGFERGGNTKTQGIVRAEFIVHDNLPEPLRRGIFAVRRSYPAWVRFSGPGPYVTPDIDDVGFMSISVKLMDVPGRKLMGEERFTQDMFGVSTPTFVTPDTRANAHLQEWSAKDAAIFHFLNFRRPHVLDLIMQGLFTKTQSSPLEAPYFSCVPYLMGEGQAMEYSFWPVSKEKTPIPRLPLRPPDDYLRNAMVAALAKGDVDLDVRVQLQTDPHLMPIENAAVLWPERLSPRVSVATLHIPRQKFDSPEQIAFARRLSYNPWHCIPDHRPLGNQSRARKRMYYELSKFRHDMNKVPHYEPDGSEAFP from the coding sequence ATGCAGCGGCGCATCGATCCGTGGATGCGCCCGGCGTTTGACGCGGTACTGCGCGACCCGGTCGCACGTTTCGTTACGATGTTGATCAACGCTCGACGCACCGACGAAGGCTTGAAGATCGCCGAAGAGCGCCTGCAGCCCGGCGAAGAGGAATATCTCGAGTCGATCATCGCGACATTTCGCAAGCAGATGAGCGGGCTGTGGAAGCCGGGAGGCTTTGAGCGTGGCGGCAACACCAAGACTCAAGGCATTGTCCGCGCCGAGTTCATCGTCCATGACAATCTCCCGGAGCCGCTCCGCCGTGGCATTTTTGCGGTGCGGCGTTCGTATCCGGCGTGGGTGAGGTTTTCCGGACCGGGACCGTATGTCACGCCGGATATCGATGACGTGGGCTTCATGAGCATCAGCGTGAAGCTGATGGACGTGCCTGGCCGCAAGCTCATGGGCGAAGAAAGATTCACACAGGATATGTTCGGTGTGTCGACGCCGACCTTCGTGACCCCAGACACCCGCGCCAATGCGCACCTGCAGGAGTGGAGCGCCAAGGATGCGGCGATCTTTCACTTCCTGAATTTCAGGCGTCCGCACGTGCTGGACTTGATCATGCAGGGGTTGTTCACCAAGACGCAAAGCAGTCCGCTTGAAGCCCCGTACTTCAGTTGCGTGCCTTATCTCATGGGCGAAGGGCAGGCGATGGAGTATTCATTCTGGCCGGTGTCGAAGGAGAAGACCCCGATACCGCGGCTACCGCTGCGCCCGCCTGACGACTATCTGCGCAACGCGATGGTGGCTGCGCTCGCCAAGGGCGATGTCGATCTCGATGTCCGGGTACAGTTGCAGACCGATCCGCATTTGATGCCGATCGAAAATGCCGCCGTGTTGTGGCCGGAACGGCTGTCGCCGCGCGTATCGGTGGCGACCCTGCACATCCCCAGGCAGAAATTTGATTCGCCCGAGCAGATCGCCTTCGCGCGGCGTTTGTCGTACAACCCGTGGCATTGCATCCCGGACCACCGTCCACTCGGCAATCAAAGCCGCGCGCGCAAGCGCATGTATTACGAACTCTCGAAGTTTCGGCATGACATGAACAAGGTGCCGCACTACGAGCCGGACGGCTCGGAGGCGTTTCCCTAG
- the pap gene encoding polyphosphate:AMP phosphotransferase, translating to MFESAMLGHKIDKETFKVEVPKLRAGLLEAQEKLRENGTFPVIILISGVDGAGKGDTINSLYEWMDPRYMSTRTFSAPTQEERQHPSMWRFWRALPKKGRIGIAAGSWYSWPVADRIAGGLSRSDFDQRMDELNRFEEMLVNEGALVLKFWIHLSKDAQRERLASIEANPLTRWRVTKASWDRLKTYDKMLAVAGHLLRTTSTPWAPWIIVEGADDRYRSLTVGRTILESLQKRLADNRPQTSPVAPPFSPRFDTLDVLSALDMTQSTPKKDYETELATWQGRLAELMRHPEFKKRALILAFEGSDAAGKGGAIRRVMSAMDARQYQIIPIAAPNEEERARPYLWRFWRRMPRLGRVTIFDRTWYGRVLVERVEGFCSQADWLRAYAEINDFEHDIWRAGGIIVKFWLQITDEEQLRRFEERAQVEHKRFKITEEDWRNREKAGAYHEAVCDMVDRTSTGTGPWTIVESNDKYFARVKVLRTICERLEKELKIDLAKEPRTVITRDAKVAPAKDASGKEASKAKGDHGKLSTAQLAKERTAEKAKAAKEAKVSKETEKTGNPS from the coding sequence ATGTTTGAATCGGCAATGCTCGGTCACAAGATCGACAAGGAAACGTTCAAGGTTGAGGTACCCAAGTTGCGCGCGGGGCTGCTCGAAGCACAGGAGAAATTGCGCGAAAACGGTACCTTTCCGGTCATCATCCTGATTAGTGGCGTCGATGGGGCGGGCAAGGGTGACACAATCAATAGCCTCTACGAGTGGATGGATCCGCGCTACATGTCTACGCGCACCTTTTCCGCGCCAACGCAGGAAGAGCGGCAGCATCCGTCGATGTGGCGTTTCTGGCGGGCTCTACCGAAGAAGGGGCGAATCGGGATTGCGGCGGGTTCGTGGTATTCATGGCCAGTTGCCGATCGGATTGCCGGTGGTCTTTCGCGATCCGATTTTGACCAGCGCATGGATGAACTCAACCGCTTCGAGGAGATGCTGGTCAACGAGGGAGCGTTGGTGCTCAAGTTCTGGATACATCTCTCCAAGGATGCACAACGTGAGCGCCTGGCGTCGATCGAAGCGAATCCGCTGACCCGCTGGCGGGTGACCAAGGCGAGTTGGGATCGGCTGAAGACCTATGACAAAATGCTTGCGGTGGCGGGACATCTGCTACGTACGACAAGCACGCCTTGGGCACCCTGGATCATTGTCGAGGGGGCGGACGACCGCTATCGGTCGCTGACCGTCGGCAGGACAATTCTCGAATCGCTTCAGAAGCGCCTGGCCGACAACCGACCACAAACGTCCCCGGTGGCGCCACCGTTCTCACCGCGGTTCGATACTCTCGACGTGCTGAGTGCGCTGGACATGACACAAAGTACGCCGAAGAAGGACTACGAGACCGAACTCGCGACATGGCAGGGACGGCTGGCGGAACTGATGCGCCATCCCGAGTTCAAGAAGCGCGCTCTGATTCTCGCATTCGAAGGTTCAGACGCGGCTGGCAAGGGCGGTGCCATTCGACGGGTGATGTCGGCGATGGATGCGCGGCAATATCAGATCATCCCGATCGCGGCACCGAACGAGGAGGAGCGGGCGCGGCCCTATTTGTGGCGATTCTGGCGGCGAATGCCGCGCCTCGGGCGCGTTACGATTTTCGACCGCACGTGGTACGGCCGGGTGCTTGTTGAACGGGTAGAGGGATTCTGCAGCCAGGCCGACTGGCTGCGCGCTTATGCCGAAATAAACGATTTCGAGCATGACATCTGGCGTGCTGGTGGCATCATCGTCAAGTTCTGGTTGCAGATAACTGACGAGGAGCAACTCAGGCGCTTCGAGGAGCGCGCCCAGGTCGAGCACAAGCGCTTCAAGATCACCGAGGAAGACTGGCGCAATAGGGAGAAGGCCGGGGCATATCACGAGGCGGTCTGCGACATGGTCGATCGTACCAGTACGGGCACCGGACCGTGGACGATTGTCGAGTCGAATGACAAGTACTTCGCCCGAGTCAAGGTCCTGCGAACGATCTGCGAGCGCCTGGAGAAAGAACTCAAGATCGACCTGGCAAAGGAACCCAGGACGGTGATAACAAGAGACGCAAAGGTGGCGCCGGCCAAGGATGCGTCCGGAAAGGAAGCCTCGAAGGCGAAGGGCGACCACGGCAAACTCTCGACGGCTCAGTTAGCCAAGGAGCGGACGGCCGAAAAGGCGAAAGCGGCTAAGGAAGCAAAGGTCAGCAAGGAAACCGAAAAGACCGGCAACCCTTCTTGA
- a CDS encoding transporter substrate-binding domain-containing protein, translated as MRTLILCLVAAISFLPPAGVQAQSQTKELRLLAAELPPYSFQIPPASVGETPGVDQGLVYEVVTEMAKRVGHTGLIEFIPWGEAQRIARTQPNIGILALTRTPERENQYRWLVRVVTDDLILVGGQGVDVSSLDKVKDRPVGVLGRSGAEALLRERGFTRIKPQPEEWINARLMQQRRIDAWLAPRLMVIYAMHEVGGNLEALNFGEIVRKSEIYLAASKDLPDAEAQKWERAFEAVKADGTYQRIADEYNRLKIVPIPDEMRLRFSQPVWEGR; from the coding sequence GTGCGTACCCTGATCCTGTGTCTTGTCGCGGCGATATCGTTCCTTCCGCCTGCCGGCGTGCAGGCGCAATCGCAGACGAAGGAACTGCGCCTGCTCGCGGCGGAGCTTCCGCCTTATTCCTTCCAGATTCCGCCAGCCAGCGTCGGCGAGACGCCCGGAGTCGACCAGGGCCTTGTGTACGAGGTCGTCACCGAAATGGCTAAACGCGTCGGCCACACCGGGCTGATAGAGTTTATCCCCTGGGGCGAGGCGCAACGCATTGCAAGGACGCAGCCGAACATCGGCATCCTGGCGCTGACGCGAACGCCCGAGCGGGAGAATCAGTACCGTTGGCTGGTCAGGGTCGTCACGGATGACCTGATCCTTGTCGGTGGCCAGGGCGTAGACGTTTCGAGCCTCGACAAGGTCAAGGACCGCCCGGTTGGCGTGCTCGGCCGCTCGGGTGCCGAGGCTCTACTCAGGGAACGCGGCTTCACGCGCATCAAGCCGCAGCCAGAGGAATGGATAAACGCGCGCCTTATGCAGCAGCGCCGGATTGACGCCTGGCTGGCGCCGCGGCTGATGGTAATCTACGCCATGCACGAGGTCGGCGGCAACCTCGAAGCGCTCAACTTCGGCGAGATCGTGCGCAAGAGTGAAATTTACCTCGCCGCCTCCAAGGACTTGCCCGATGCCGAGGCCCAGAAGTGGGAAAGAGCGTTTGAGGCGGTAAAGGCCGACGGCACCTACCAACGCATCGCGGACGAATACAACCGCCTGAAGATCGTGCCGATTCCCGACGAGATGCGGTTGCGCTTCAGCCAGCCTGTCTGGGAGGGCAGGTAG